The window GATAATCAGGGCAGGTTCTCCATGATACTTCTTTGCATGGCGACTCAGTTCCATGATTATCCTCACAGCAGGAACAGACCACTGGAGCACGGCACATGAACAGCATCCAATCTAACGGATACGGATTCGGGAATCTCTTCGACCACGAAGGGGGGCTCGGACGCATCATGGGCAACGGACACCTGTCCGCCTCCATTCAGGGCGCCAAGGACACTTCCGCCACCTTTGCCGCAGACGTTGTCTCCCGCATCACGCCTCCCAAGCCGGAAGATTTGCAGGACCCCGCAGCCCTCGAGGAACTTCAGCAACAATTCGGCGACGATTCCGCCGACCTTGCCGATTCCCTGAAGCGCACCGTGGAATTCGTACAGGAACGATACGGCAAGCACGCCGCCACGGCCGTGATGGGGATGGTATATAATAGGATAGGAAACGGCGAGGTGACGGAGGAAGCTCTCGGCTCGGGCCTCCTGGACAGCGTGAAGTTCATTGACCGCAACTTCGGAATGGCCGAAGGCGACAACTTCATGAACTTCCTGAACAACGACCTGAACGCCGAGATGAACGACTTCTTTGACAACGGCCTCGAAGAACGCTTCTTTGCTGCCACGCCGGGCATGACCTCGCTGTCGCAGTCTTTCTCCACCGCCCTCGGCAAAGTGACGGAAAGCGCCGGACAGGACGCAGCGGACAGCATCCTCTCCATCCTTGAAAAGGCCATGGAAGATACCAACAATCCGGAAGAAGCTCTGAAGCTGGCGCTGGAAGAGGCCGACAAGCTGCTGGCCGAACAGGGTGACACCCCGTTCACCGCCATTCTCGCCCAGAACGTAGGACTGGGAGCATCGACGGTTGAGCCCCAGGTGGGCACCCTGCTCAACATCTCCGTCTGACTTTCGCACGCCTCCGCATACAACAACAAAGGCCGGACAGATATTCTGTCCGGCCTTTATGCATGCGCATTTAGAAAAGCAGCTGCCCAGGGCAGAAGGACGCCGCCCCGCCAGCCCCCTACTCCATCCCGTAGCGTTTGAGCTTGTTGTGCAGGGTGGCGCGGGTAATACCAAGACGGCGCGCAGCTTCGCTCTTGTTGTCACCGCATTCCTTGAGCGTGGCCATGATGGCCCTTCGCTCCAGCTCATCGAGCGAAAGCCCGGCAAGTGCCGGTTCGCCATCCGCAGAGATGGGCACGTCCGTCAGGGGGGCGTCGGAAAGATTCCGCGGCAGTTCGCGCAACGTGATGTATTCGCCGGTCGCCATGATCACGGCACGCTCCATGGCGTTTTCCAACTCACGCACATTCCCCGGCCAATCATGACGCACAAGGGCATCCATGGCCTGCGGGGTGGCGCCCTTCACGGCCTTGCGGTTCTTCTCCGCAAAGCGGCGCAGAAAGAAGTCTGCCAGCAGGGGGATATCGTCACGCCGCTCACGCAACGCAGGAACCCGCAGCCCGATGACGTTCAGACGGTAGTACAAGTCTTCACGGAAGTTCCCCGCCTGCACTTCTTCATAGAGATCACGATTGGTGGCCGCGATAACCCGCACATTCACGCGAATCACCGTATCGCTGCCCACCCGCTGCACCTCGCCCTGCTGCACGGCGCGCAACAGCTTGGACTGCAGGGCCAGAGGAATCTCCCCGATCTCGTCGAGAAACAGGGTACCGCCGTCCGCATGCATGAAGCGGCCCTCGCGCCGCTTGTCCGCTCCGGTAAACGCGCCCTTTTCATGGCCGAAGAGTTCGGACTCCAGCAACGTTTCGGTAAGGGCCGCACAGTTCACGGCCACAAAAGGCTTGGCGGCGCGTTCGCTACCGGCATGAATGGCATTGGCAACCAGTTCCTTGCCGGTGCCGGATTCCCCGCTGATGAGCACAGTGGCATCCGTGGGCGCAACCGTGAGAATCATCTCGGTCAGTTCCAGCATGGCGGCGCTCTTGCCGATCATGCTCTGAGGCCCTCGCCCTTCCAGCCGTTCCCGCAGGGTACGGTTTTCCACCGCCAGACGGGTATGGTCCAGCATCCGGTCCAGCGTGTGCTTGAGCACATCAAAATCCAGCGGCTTGGTCAGATAGTCGTAGGCCCCGATTTTCAGAGCCTCCACCGCGGTTTCCACGGATGAATACGCGGTCATGATCAGCACGGGAATGGCCGGATTGAAGCCCTTGATCTCGCGCAGCGCTTCTATCCCCCCCATTTTCACCATGCGGATATCCATGAGCACGGCATCATAGGGAGTCTGGCGCACCTTCTCCACGGCAACAGTGCCGTCGTCAGCCTCTTCCACGGTATAGCTCCAGCCCTTGAGCAAAGTACGCAGCATAGCGCGGTGCGCGGTATCATCATCTACAATCAGAATGGTACTCATGAATATCCTCAGGCATCCTGCCCTGCCTCAACCGGCAGCAGTATGGTGAAGGTGGTTCCGGCTCCGCCGCCATTGGCGGACGCATGCGCATCATCGGCTTCGCCACGCGAAGCCACGTGAATGACGCCGCCGTGCGCCTCGATAATCTTGTGCACTATGGCAAGGCCCAGTCCGGTGCCCTGACTCTTGGTCGTGTAGTAGGGGTCGAAGATGCGCACCAGAGCCTCCGGCGGAATGCCGTGCCCCGTATCCGAGATGCGGATGCGCAGAAAATCCTCTTCCTCCATATCAATAACCATACCCAGCACGCCGCCGCCTGCCATGGCCTCCATACCGTTCAGGCAGATATTCAGCAGTGCCTGCGACAGGCGGTCCGGGTCCACATGAAGATGCGGCAGCCCGTCCGCACAACGGAAGGAAAGCGACACGCCCTGCGCCGCAGCATCCGCACCCAGCAGACGCATACAGTGCTCGGCAAGGTCGTGCACATCCGTCTCCCTGCGCTTGAGGTCCGAAGGACGCGAAAAACCGATAAGGTCGGTGATGACGCGATTCAGCCTGTCCACCTCCTGCACCATGATGCCCGCGGCCGCCCTGTCTTCACTGCCTTCAGGGAAACGGGTGCCGAAGTAGGTGGCGTAGCCCTTGATGGAGCTGAGCGGGTTGCGGATTTCGTGCGCCACCCCCGCGGCCAGAGAGCCCACGGCTGCGAGCTTTTCCTTGCGGCGCACTTCCTGCTGCAGACGCCGCACTTCACGCAGGTCGCGGAGAATAAGAATATCGGCCACGTGCCCCTGCCCGCCTTCCGCACCATCCTGCGCAGCACCCTGCGCGTACACGCGGGCACCGCTGATGCTCATGGGAATGCAGGCACCGCCCTGAATGAAACATTCCGTCTCAGTCTCGAGCATACGCCCTTCGCGGGAGAGCACCGCCAGCGCATCTGTCACGGCGCGAGGCAACACGCCCTCGGGCCGCTTGCCGCGTACGGACTCGAAGGAAACGCCAAGCTGCTCCTCGGCCTTGCCATTCACGAGAGCAACCAGCCCCTCATCATCAATCAGCACCAGTCCTTCAGGCAGACTTGCCACGATCTCAGCGGAAAAGGCCTGCGAATCCTGCAGCATACGCCTAGAACGACGGACATTCTGCGCCCAGATGAGAGAGATGAGTCCGGCCAGCCCCAACAGCAGCAGCATCCCCGCCATGACCAGCGAGTGCCGCGTGTCCTGCTTCCGCGCCTGCTCAAACGGAGCCACGTCCATGCCGACATATATAATGGGTGGCGGCATGTTGGGTGCCGAGAAAAAACTCATCAGCCCTTTTTCGTGTTCCTCATGGCGCATGCGCCCCATGCCCATGCCTCGCCCCCGTCCGCCGTTACCCGCACGGTTGCTTCCTGCATCACGCGGATCCCCGCCAAGCTCCGTTTCGTCACCCGAATCGCCATGTACGCGCCCCCACCAGCCCTCACGCCCCTGCAGGGGCATGAACTGACGGTATACCACAAAGGCGCGGGTATCTCCCTTGGTCATGATGCGCCAACTCACGTCCTTGGCAGGCTCAAGCTGGGACATGTCTTCGGGCGAAAACACCACTTCGCCCTGCTGCTCAGGCTCACTATGAGCAAGCACGCGGCCGGAATGATCCGTCACCATGATGAAGAAAATATCGGGCTGATCGGCCATTTCCTCAACAAGCACCTGCATGCGCATTTCCGTGCCGAGCGGATTGCGCATGCCGGTTCGGGCGCCGGCCTCAAGCGCCTTGATGAGCGAGGCTCCCTTTTCCTGTAGAATAGTGGCCATCTGCTTGCCGTCGCGGTCCAGATTCCGCAGGGTCATGGCAAGAATGATCACACCAAGGATCACGGCACCGCCTATGACCAGCCACGGCGAGGCAAAGGGACCGGGAAGCCGTTGTTCTCTATGCAGTTTCATTGTCGTCAGTTCCATGGTGCGCCCGTCTTCTGCTAGAAAATGTCCACATGCTCATTTTTTATACACCCCGTTCTTTAGAAGTGTACAGCAATTATACACATGCCACTTTCCCACAGAGAACCCGCTAAAGGCGCCGTTCAATTTTTACCAACACTTTCAGTTGCTTGCCATAATTTTACAATTGTTGGCACACCCGTTGCTTTATACAGGACAAGCAAAACGTGAACCAAATTCACCTTGCAAAATAATAGAGGAAAAACACATCCGGCATTCCGGGCATGGCCAACGGGCCATGAAGATGCATAAAAACAACGTATGCTCCGACAAGGTCCCCTTTCTGACCGAAAGCGCGGATCGCTAACCAGCAACAATAGGAGATAATATCATGAAGACCCGTAACATCCTGATTACCACCATCGCCCTCGGCCTGCTCGCCATTGCGGCAGTATCCTTCGCTGGCATGCATGGCGGCGGTATGGGCTACGGCAACTGCGGCAACGGAGGCGGCATGGGCTACGGCCACGGCCATGGTCAGGGCATGATGACCAACTGCCCCGGTGGCGGCATGGGCTACAACCTGACACCTGAACAGCAGGAGAAGTTCACCGCCCTTCAGGATGCCTATTACAAGAAGACCGAAACCCTGCGCACCGACATGTGGGCCAAGCACACCGAGCTGGAAGCTCTTTCCGGCAACGACAAGGTTGATCCCAAGTACATCACCCAGCTTGTTCAGGACATGAAGGACATCGGCACCAAGCTGCGCGCAGAACGCGAAGCCTTTGAAGCTCAGGTTGAAAAGGAAATCGGCATCAAGAATTTCCGCCGCGGACAGGGCCGCAACCCCAATTGCCCTTACGCTGACGGCACCGCCCCCGCAGCGCCTGCAGCCCCCGCAAACTAAGGTCAACGGCAGACGACCACAGACGATTGGCCAACAACAAGGTACCTTCACACCTTCCTCATGGCTGCCCCGCCAAACCGCACGGTTTGGCGGGGCGTTTGTTTTCAGACCATTCCAAGTGCAAGTCAGGCTTGCACCCAGTGCAGTATTCAGGCACAACAACCAAAAGCCCCCTTTACCGCAGGGGTTCACGTCTCACCTGCACCCGGGAACGGAGCCGGAATGACTCAACCTCCATCCCCCATGCTGCGCAAGCTGGAAGCCATGTTCGCCGCACTCAGAGCGCGGGGAATAGACCGTGCGACCGTCATTACGGCCACGCGCGACCTGCTTCATGCCCGCAGGGCAGAACGCCCGGGCGAAAAGGCTGAAATTCTTGCCTGCCAGGAGCCGGAAGAAGCAGAAAGCCGAACGGCGCTCTCTGCCTGACCCCACTCCCCAACGCCTCGTATTTCCGTTCTTTTTTGCAAAACACATCCCCTCACCCTGTCGTCTGGAATCCATTGGCACGCCCTGTGCTTTATTAAGAAGCGTAAGGAAATCTTTTCCATACGTTTTCGGGATCGTCTGTCCTTTTCGGGTACAGGGCAGGCAGATACTGTGAGGAGTCGATCATGGGCCTTACGGCATTATACACAGGCGCCGGCGGCATGAAGACCCTGTCCAGGGGCATGCAGGTTGTGGGAAACAACCTTGCCAATGTGAACACGTTGGGCTTCAAGCAGCAGATGGCGATCTATCAGGACCTCAAGTCCGTGGGCGTGGATTCCGCTTCGGTCAACGGAGGGGGACGCGCAGACGGCGCTGCAGTCGGGTACGCACAGCTCGGCATGGGTGTTACCCTTGCCGAAGTTCGCACCATCCATCAGCAGGGCGCCTTTGACCTTGCCAATGAAGTCACAGATCTGGGCATCAGCGGCAAAGGGTTCTTCGGCGTCTCCAAGGACGGCGTGGACCATTACACGCGCGCGGGCAATTTCCGCTTCGACAAGTCCGGCTATCTTGTGGACCCTCACGGCTTCCGCCTGCAGGGGCGCGCCTTCACCGATGGCGTTGAAGGCACCACCCCCGGCGACATCCAGCTCGCCACCAACAGCGACGGGCTCATCGTCATGCCTGCCGCGGCCACTGAATCCGTACGCCTGATCACCAACCTCGGCTCCACCACCGACAGCTCTGCCGATTCCGACAACCCCTTCTTTGCCCTTGCACAAAAATGGGACGGCTCGCAGACCTCGCCCCTTGGCGATGGAGCATACTCCTACGGCACAACCATGCGCGTCTACGACGCCAATGGCGGCGCGCATGATCTCAACGTCTATTTCGACGCCGTGCAGGGCGTGAGCAACGCCGGTTCCAAAAGATTTTTCGAGTTCATCGTCACGGTTCCCCCATCCGAAGACGGCCGCTCCCTTTCCGGTGCAGGCAAAGGCCTGCTCATGTCCGGCACCCTGACCTTTGATGCCAACAACAAGCTGGAAAACATGACCGCCTTCGTGCCCGGCACCGATCCGTCCACGCTCAGCAACTGGACCCCGGCAGCCATGGGAGCAGATGGCCTGC is drawn from Desulfovibrio mangrovi and contains these coding sequences:
- a CDS encoding sigma-54-dependent transcriptional regulator codes for the protein MSTILIVDDDTAHRAMLRTLLKGWSYTVEEADDGTVAVEKVRQTPYDAVLMDIRMVKMGGIEALREIKGFNPAIPVLIMTAYSSVETAVEALKIGAYDYLTKPLDFDVLKHTLDRMLDHTRLAVENRTLRERLEGRGPQSMIGKSAAMLELTEMILTVAPTDATVLISGESGTGKELVANAIHAGSERAAKPFVAVNCAALTETLLESELFGHEKGAFTGADKRREGRFMHADGGTLFLDEIGEIPLALQSKLLRAVQQGEVQRVGSDTVIRVNVRVIAATNRDLYEEVQAGNFREDLYYRLNVIGLRVPALRERRDDIPLLADFFLRRFAEKNRKAVKGATPQAMDALVRHDWPGNVRELENAMERAVIMATGEYITLRELPRNLSDAPLTDVPISADGEPALAGLSLDELERRAIMATLKECGDNKSEAARRLGITRATLHNKLKRYGME
- a CDS encoding ATP-binding protein, translated to MKLHREQRLPGPFASPWLVIGGAVILGVIILAMTLRNLDRDGKQMATILQEKGASLIKALEAGARTGMRNPLGTEMRMQVLVEEMADQPDIFFIMVTDHSGRVLAHSEPEQQGEVVFSPEDMSQLEPAKDVSWRIMTKGDTRAFVVYRQFMPLQGREGWWGRVHGDSGDETELGGDPRDAGSNRAGNGGRGRGMGMGRMRHEEHEKGLMSFFSAPNMPPPIIYVGMDVAPFEQARKQDTRHSLVMAGMLLLLGLAGLISLIWAQNVRRSRRMLQDSQAFSAEIVASLPEGLVLIDDEGLVALVNGKAEEQLGVSFESVRGKRPEGVLPRAVTDALAVLSREGRMLETETECFIQGGACIPMSISGARVYAQGAAQDGAEGGQGHVADILILRDLREVRRLQQEVRRKEKLAAVGSLAAGVAHEIRNPLSSIKGYATYFGTRFPEGSEDRAAAGIMVQEVDRLNRVITDLIGFSRPSDLKRRETDVHDLAEHCMRLLGADAAAQGVSLSFRCADGLPHLHVDPDRLSQALLNICLNGMEAMAGGGVLGMVIDMEEEDFLRIRISDTGHGIPPEALVRIFDPYYTTKSQGTGLGLAIVHKIIEAHGGVIHVASRGEADDAHASANGGGAGTTFTILLPVEAGQDA
- a CDS encoding Spy/CpxP family protein refolding chaperone is translated as MKTRNILITTIALGLLAIAAVSFAGMHGGGMGYGNCGNGGGMGYGHGHGQGMMTNCPGGGMGYNLTPEQQEKFTALQDAYYKKTETLRTDMWAKHTELEALSGNDKVDPKYITQLVQDMKDIGTKLRAEREAFEAQVEKEIGIKNFRRGQGRNPNCPYADGTAPAAPAAPAN
- a CDS encoding flagellar hook protein FlgE produces the protein MGLTALYTGAGGMKTLSRGMQVVGNNLANVNTLGFKQQMAIYQDLKSVGVDSASVNGGGRADGAAVGYAQLGMGVTLAEVRTIHQQGAFDLANEVTDLGISGKGFFGVSKDGVDHYTRAGNFRFDKSGYLVDPHGFRLQGRAFTDGVEGTTPGDIQLATNSDGLIVMPAAATESVRLITNLGSTTDSSADSDNPFFALAQKWDGSQTSPLGDGAYSYGTTMRVYDANGGAHDLNVYFDAVQGVSNAGSKRFFEFIVTVPPSEDGRSLSGAGKGLLMSGTLTFDANNKLENMTAFVPGTDPSTLSNWTPAAMGADGLPQFSVSFRGSTGAATASQTVSLDLGIHDAGSAWSGVASNAAAVGTNAANIGGMSSVINSASTTTAYSGSSSTLMMTQDGYTEGYLMNLDIGREGIISGKYSNGESQDLFRISLYRFNNEFGLKREGNNHFSATRESNTAQEGVPDTENFGSIASNALEQSNVDMAREFVTMIATQRGFQSNSKIVSTQDQLIQNALQMKR